In Zea mays cultivar B73 chromosome 7, Zm-B73-REFERENCE-NAM-5.0, whole genome shotgun sequence, the following proteins share a genomic window:
- the LOC100281337 gene encoding Nuclear transcription factor Y subunit B-10: MPDSDNESGGPSNAEFSSPREQDRFLPIANVSRIMKKALPANAKISKDAKETVQECVSEFISFITGEASDKCQREKRKTINGDDLLWAMTTLGFEDYVEPLKLYLHKFRELEGEKAATTSASSGPQPPLHRETTPSSSTHNGAGGPVGGYGMYGGAGGGSGMIMMMGQPMYGGSPPAASSGSYPHHQMAMGGKGGAYGYGGGSSSSPSGLGR; this comes from the coding sequence ATGCCGGACTCCGACAACGAGTCCGGCGGGCCGAGCAACGCGGAGTTCTCGTCGCCGCGGGAGCAGGACCGGTTCCTGCCGATCGCGAACGTGAGCCGGATCATGAAGAAGGCGCTCCCGGCCAACGCCAAGATCTCCAAGGACGCCAAGGAGACGGTGCAGGAGTGCGTGTCGGAGTTCATCTCCTTCATCACCGGCGAGGCCTCCGACAAGTGCCAGCGCGAGAAGCGCAAGACCATCAACGGCGACGACCTACTCTGGGCCATGACCACGCTCGGCTTCGAGGACTACGTCGAGCCGCTCAAGCTCTACCTCCACAAGTTCCGCGAGCTCGAGGGCGAGAAGGCGGCCACGACGAGCGCCTCCTCCGGCCCGCAGCCGCCGCTGCACAGGGAGACGACGCCGTCGTCGTCAACGCACAATGGCGCGGGCGGGCCCGTCGGGGGATACGGCATGTACGGCGGCGCGGGCGGGGGAAGCGGTATGATCATGATGATGGGACAGCCCATGTACGGCGGCTCCCCGCCGGCCGCGTCGTCCGGGTCGTACCCGCACCACCAGATGGCCATGGGCGGAAAAGGTGGCGCCTATGGCTACGGCGGAggctcgtcgtcgtcgccgtcaggGCTCGGCAGGTAG